The following are from one region of the Raphanus sativus cultivar WK10039 unplaced genomic scaffold, ASM80110v3 Scaffold0130, whole genome shotgun sequence genome:
- the LOC130501223 gene encoding protein FAR1-RELATED SEQUENCE 12-like isoform X1, protein MESSATEQHSSFNNMVTKAYPLRILNHTTTDEHVNSGGGGGGAAEPYVGLEFDTAEEAREYYNAYAARTGFKARTGQLYRSRTDGTVSSRRFVCSKEGFQLNSRTGCTAFIRVQRRDTGKWVLDQIQKEHNHELGGEAEEMTVAATTPRPVRAPAPTKLAATVNQHRPKMKVVDESDREQRSSSSKSTSLKRFKSGEGEVSNDGHHHHHNPKAVSGSEPYAGLEFGSANEACQFYQAYAEVVGFRVRIGQLFRSKVDNSITSRRFVCSREGFQHPSRMGCGAYMRIKRQDSGGWIVDRLCKDHNHDLEPGKKNQDGVKKITEDVMMTGGGGLDSVDLIELNNSHHHIKKAATSSSSRENRIGKEWYPLLLDYFQSKQTEDMGFFYAVELDVHSGSCLSVFWADSRARFACSQFGDAVVFDTSYRKGNHSVPFATFVGFNHHRQPVLLGCAVVADESKESFLWLFQTWLRAMSGRPPRSVVADQDLPIKQALSQVFPGAHHRYSAWQMRERERENLRPFPSEFKYEYEKCIYQTQTVLEFDSVWNTLINKYGLRDDVWLREVYEQREHWVPAYLRGSFFAGIPINGAFEPFFSASSSSLDALTPLREFIGRYEQGLEQRREEERKEDFNSYNLQPFLQTKEPVEEQCRRLYTLTVFRIFQNELVQSYSYLCLKTYEEGAMSRFLVRKCGNESEKHAVTFNATNLNSSCSCQMFEHEGLLCRHVLKVFNLLEVKELPSRYILHRWTKNAEFGFVRDMESGVSSQDLKALMVWSLREAASKYIEFGTSSLEKYKLAYEIMREGGKKLCWQR, encoded by the exons ATGGAGAG TTCAGCTACTGAGCAGCACAGCAGTTTCAACAACATGGTAACCAAAGCATATCCACTACGGATACTGAACCACACCACCACCGACGAACATGTTAActcaggaggaggaggaggaggagcagccGAGCCTTACGTCGGTCTAGAATTCGACACAGCAGAGGAAGCTCGCGAGTACTACAACGCCTACGCGGCGAGAACCGGTTTCAAAGCTAGGACCGGTCAGCTCTACAGATCGAGAACCGACGGTACCGTTTCCTCCAGGAGGTTCGTCTGCTCCAAAGAAGGCTTTCAGCTGAACTCGAGAACCGGATGCACTGCCTTCATCCGTGTTCAGAGACGTGACACTGGGAAATGGGTTCTTGATCAGATCCAGAAAGAGCATAACCACGAGCTCGGAGGTGAAGCTGAGGAGATGACTGTGGCGGCGACGACTCCGCGTCCTGTGAGAGCTCCTGCTCCTACTAAGCTAGCTGCGACGGTGAATCAGCATAGACCGAAAATGAAAGTTGTTGACGAGTCTGATAGAGAACAGAGATCGTCTTCCTCTAAGAGCACCTCTCTCAAACGCTTCAAAAGCGGTGAAGGAGAAGTGAGCAATGAtggtcatcatcatcatcataatcctAAGGCGGTTTCCGGTAGCGAGCCTTACGCAGGTTTGGAGTTCGGTTCGGCTAACGAAGCGTGTCAGTTCTACCAAGCCTATGCGGAAGTCGTCGGGTTTAGAGTCCGGATCGGTCAGCTGTTCCGTTCCAAAGTAGACAACTCCATCACTTCGAGACGGTTCGTTTGCTCGAGAGAAGGGTTTCAGCATCCTTCGAGGATGGGATGCGGAGCTTACATGAGGATCAAGAGACAAGACTCTGGCGGCTGGATCGTGGACCGGCTCTGCAAAGATCATAACCACGACCTCGAGCCCGGGAAGAAGAACCAAGACGGTGTGAAGAAGATAACCGAAGATGTGATGATGACGGGAGGAGGAGGGTTAGACTCCGTTGATCTCATCGAACTAAACAACAGCCACCACCACATCAAGAAAGCTGCTACGTCATCATCATCACGAGAGAACAGGATCGGTAAAGAATGGTATCCGCTGCTTCTTGATTACTTCCAGTCCAAACAAACCGAGGACATGGGGTTCTTCTACGCTGTTGAGCTAGATGTTCACAGCGGGAGCTGTCTCAGCGTCTTCTGGGCGGATAGCAGAGCGAGATTCGCTTGCAGTCAGTTCGGTGACGCGGTTGTGTTCGACACTTCGTACAGAAAAGGAAACCACTCTGTTCCCTTCGCTACTTTCGTCGGTTTTAACCACCACAGGCAGCCGGTGCTACTCGGCTGCGCTGTGGTGGCCGACGAGTCTAAAGAGAGTTTCTTATGGTTGTTTCAGACGTGGCTACGCGCCATGTCGGGGCGTCCTCCGAGGTCAGTTGTAGCTGATCAAGACTTGCCTATAAAGCAAGCTTTGTCTCAGGTCTTCCCCGGAGCGCATCATCGGTACTCGGCTtggcagatgagggagagagagCGGGAGAATCTAAGACCGTTCCCGAGCGAGTTCAAGTACGAGTACGAGAAGTGTATATACCAGACGCAAACGGTTTTGGAGTTTGACTCGGTTTGGAACACTCTCATCAACAAGTACGGTCTAAGAGACGACGTCTGGCTCAGAGAAGTGTACGAGCAGCGTGAGCATTGGGTTCCTGCGTATCTAAGGGGAAGCTTCTTCGCTGGGATACCGATCAACGGAGCGTTTGAGCCGTTCTTCagcgcttcttcttcttcgctcgACGCGCTGACTCCTCTCAGAGAGTTCATCGGGAGATACGAGCAAGGGCTCGAGCAGAGACGCGAGGAGGAGAGGAAAGAGGATTTCAACTCTTACAACTTGCAGCCTTTCTTGCAGACGAAGGAGCCCGTGGAGGAGCAGTGCAGGAGGCTATACACGCTGACCGTCTTCAGGATCTTCCAGAACGAGCTCGTTCAGTCTTACAGCTACCTCTGTTTGAAGACCTACGAGGAAGGAGCGATGAGCAGGTTCTTGGTGAGGAAATGCGGGAACGAGAGCGAGAAACACGCGGTGACTTTCAACGCGACGAATCTGAACTCGAGCTGCAGCTGTCAGATGTTTGAGCACGAAGGGCTGTTGTGTAGGCATGTGTTGAAAGTGTTTAATCTGTTGGAAGTGAAAGAGCTTCCGTCGAGGTATATACTGCACAGGTGGACCAAGAACGCGGAGTTCGGGTTTGTGCGTGATATGGAGTCGGGTGTGAGCTCTCAGGATCTTAAGGCCTTGATGGTTTGGAGTCTGAGAGAAGCTGCTTCTAAGTATATAGAGTTTGGGACTTCGTCTCTGGAGAAGTATAAGCTTGCTTATGAGATTATGCGTGAGGGTGGGAAGAAACTTTGTTGGCAGAGATGA
- the LOC130501223 gene encoding protein FAR1-RELATED SEQUENCE 12-like isoform X2 has protein sequence MVTKAYPLRILNHTTTDEHVNSGGGGGGAAEPYVGLEFDTAEEAREYYNAYAARTGFKARTGQLYRSRTDGTVSSRRFVCSKEGFQLNSRTGCTAFIRVQRRDTGKWVLDQIQKEHNHELGGEAEEMTVAATTPRPVRAPAPTKLAATVNQHRPKMKVVDESDREQRSSSSKSTSLKRFKSGEGEVSNDGHHHHHNPKAVSGSEPYAGLEFGSANEACQFYQAYAEVVGFRVRIGQLFRSKVDNSITSRRFVCSREGFQHPSRMGCGAYMRIKRQDSGGWIVDRLCKDHNHDLEPGKKNQDGVKKITEDVMMTGGGGLDSVDLIELNNSHHHIKKAATSSSSRENRIGKEWYPLLLDYFQSKQTEDMGFFYAVELDVHSGSCLSVFWADSRARFACSQFGDAVVFDTSYRKGNHSVPFATFVGFNHHRQPVLLGCAVVADESKESFLWLFQTWLRAMSGRPPRSVVADQDLPIKQALSQVFPGAHHRYSAWQMRERERENLRPFPSEFKYEYEKCIYQTQTVLEFDSVWNTLINKYGLRDDVWLREVYEQREHWVPAYLRGSFFAGIPINGAFEPFFSASSSSLDALTPLREFIGRYEQGLEQRREEERKEDFNSYNLQPFLQTKEPVEEQCRRLYTLTVFRIFQNELVQSYSYLCLKTYEEGAMSRFLVRKCGNESEKHAVTFNATNLNSSCSCQMFEHEGLLCRHVLKVFNLLEVKELPSRYILHRWTKNAEFGFVRDMESGVSSQDLKALMVWSLREAASKYIEFGTSSLEKYKLAYEIMREGGKKLCWQR, from the coding sequence ATGGTAACCAAAGCATATCCACTACGGATACTGAACCACACCACCACCGACGAACATGTTAActcaggaggaggaggaggaggagcagccGAGCCTTACGTCGGTCTAGAATTCGACACAGCAGAGGAAGCTCGCGAGTACTACAACGCCTACGCGGCGAGAACCGGTTTCAAAGCTAGGACCGGTCAGCTCTACAGATCGAGAACCGACGGTACCGTTTCCTCCAGGAGGTTCGTCTGCTCCAAAGAAGGCTTTCAGCTGAACTCGAGAACCGGATGCACTGCCTTCATCCGTGTTCAGAGACGTGACACTGGGAAATGGGTTCTTGATCAGATCCAGAAAGAGCATAACCACGAGCTCGGAGGTGAAGCTGAGGAGATGACTGTGGCGGCGACGACTCCGCGTCCTGTGAGAGCTCCTGCTCCTACTAAGCTAGCTGCGACGGTGAATCAGCATAGACCGAAAATGAAAGTTGTTGACGAGTCTGATAGAGAACAGAGATCGTCTTCCTCTAAGAGCACCTCTCTCAAACGCTTCAAAAGCGGTGAAGGAGAAGTGAGCAATGAtggtcatcatcatcatcataatcctAAGGCGGTTTCCGGTAGCGAGCCTTACGCAGGTTTGGAGTTCGGTTCGGCTAACGAAGCGTGTCAGTTCTACCAAGCCTATGCGGAAGTCGTCGGGTTTAGAGTCCGGATCGGTCAGCTGTTCCGTTCCAAAGTAGACAACTCCATCACTTCGAGACGGTTCGTTTGCTCGAGAGAAGGGTTTCAGCATCCTTCGAGGATGGGATGCGGAGCTTACATGAGGATCAAGAGACAAGACTCTGGCGGCTGGATCGTGGACCGGCTCTGCAAAGATCATAACCACGACCTCGAGCCCGGGAAGAAGAACCAAGACGGTGTGAAGAAGATAACCGAAGATGTGATGATGACGGGAGGAGGAGGGTTAGACTCCGTTGATCTCATCGAACTAAACAACAGCCACCACCACATCAAGAAAGCTGCTACGTCATCATCATCACGAGAGAACAGGATCGGTAAAGAATGGTATCCGCTGCTTCTTGATTACTTCCAGTCCAAACAAACCGAGGACATGGGGTTCTTCTACGCTGTTGAGCTAGATGTTCACAGCGGGAGCTGTCTCAGCGTCTTCTGGGCGGATAGCAGAGCGAGATTCGCTTGCAGTCAGTTCGGTGACGCGGTTGTGTTCGACACTTCGTACAGAAAAGGAAACCACTCTGTTCCCTTCGCTACTTTCGTCGGTTTTAACCACCACAGGCAGCCGGTGCTACTCGGCTGCGCTGTGGTGGCCGACGAGTCTAAAGAGAGTTTCTTATGGTTGTTTCAGACGTGGCTACGCGCCATGTCGGGGCGTCCTCCGAGGTCAGTTGTAGCTGATCAAGACTTGCCTATAAAGCAAGCTTTGTCTCAGGTCTTCCCCGGAGCGCATCATCGGTACTCGGCTtggcagatgagggagagagagCGGGAGAATCTAAGACCGTTCCCGAGCGAGTTCAAGTACGAGTACGAGAAGTGTATATACCAGACGCAAACGGTTTTGGAGTTTGACTCGGTTTGGAACACTCTCATCAACAAGTACGGTCTAAGAGACGACGTCTGGCTCAGAGAAGTGTACGAGCAGCGTGAGCATTGGGTTCCTGCGTATCTAAGGGGAAGCTTCTTCGCTGGGATACCGATCAACGGAGCGTTTGAGCCGTTCTTCagcgcttcttcttcttcgctcgACGCGCTGACTCCTCTCAGAGAGTTCATCGGGAGATACGAGCAAGGGCTCGAGCAGAGACGCGAGGAGGAGAGGAAAGAGGATTTCAACTCTTACAACTTGCAGCCTTTCTTGCAGACGAAGGAGCCCGTGGAGGAGCAGTGCAGGAGGCTATACACGCTGACCGTCTTCAGGATCTTCCAGAACGAGCTCGTTCAGTCTTACAGCTACCTCTGTTTGAAGACCTACGAGGAAGGAGCGATGAGCAGGTTCTTGGTGAGGAAATGCGGGAACGAGAGCGAGAAACACGCGGTGACTTTCAACGCGACGAATCTGAACTCGAGCTGCAGCTGTCAGATGTTTGAGCACGAAGGGCTGTTGTGTAGGCATGTGTTGAAAGTGTTTAATCTGTTGGAAGTGAAAGAGCTTCCGTCGAGGTATATACTGCACAGGTGGACCAAGAACGCGGAGTTCGGGTTTGTGCGTGATATGGAGTCGGGTGTGAGCTCTCAGGATCTTAAGGCCTTGATGGTTTGGAGTCTGAGAGAAGCTGCTTCTAAGTATATAGAGTTTGGGACTTCGTCTCTGGAGAAGTATAAGCTTGCTTATGAGATTATGCGTGAGGGTGGGAAGAAACTTTGTTGGCAGAGATGA